The DNA region tccacaaaggctcttgccttgaatttttgtgggtaagctatCTTCTAGCGGATGAGCTTACTGTGaacttttcataattttttgaaaacagaaactaaagtgtttgaattaagttcaaatttcaagtttaaatgcaaaccttaaggaaaatagtgttgtaaattcctaaaatatttactatggactacacTATTGCAgtacatcacatggtaaaaagatctaagcatggaaaccttagtaacatgctggaataaatttaaactatttctagcttgatttgcataagtttaaattaattcaaactagggttcagtactataggtgaatttttcacacaagatcacttgtaccctaaacaagctactcaccaaaattcataggaaataaagttaacatgcaaaagttacacacaagatacccttttgttaaactttaaaataactctaaaaatatttggtttcaaactgaactccactaacaaaagttgtagagctaaacttctggaacacaacaaaactagtttggtaatttttggatttttctacaaattcctatggatcttacaagttggctgatttgaattagagagggggtactgatttcctacagaaagacccctggaaagattcaaatccttacaattgggtccttggccgggctacacaggaaaaCCGATCGGTGCCAATCAAATTCCatcgagggggctcaccggcggcgaggggcaagtgaggggaaaggttcaggagctcacggcggtcacgggggtggctagtgttggggaagagaggggccgaggcggcgggtcgagcgcagagaaaacagagagaggggactggaggtagacgaagggggactcaTCTGCAATTTGTCAAAAGTACAGgaactccactgtaaagcatagttaactttcaaaccatagctaagtgtagagctcagcaagatctacaactttgctttaaggttcagtttcaaaagagtaaaggatttgaatctaatttaaaacttggcaaaattttaaactttaaaaaatcctatttaaaatgtacactacacttgcatcctttaggtagtttcacctctatttgcggtttaaaagtaagttcttaaCTTTTTTACAAAACagccttcatatgttttgattttgcctcccattctcacccattttacactaaaagacctaaatttttcagaattaccaaaagatccttttgcctttgcattaaagttttagcacacatacataaaattAAGCATACATACTTTATAATAGAATCTAGTATGTCTtaatcctaaatacctgaatgtcacaggcagggaccccctccaaacattacatcatctaaggcaatacaaaccaccataggacgtagggtattatgcataTTGCGGCCCGAAGGTttctaaagtttcgtgttccttgcaccttcgagttcttgatctcgatGACACttcacctacaatctaccacctcgggggtatccctcggtgggcttggaggttaaacaccgacagacaTTACTAGCCTATCAACCCGTACTCCCGTACgggctaattagaattaatataaaaaaggtttatagctaataattataattatctatctcatGCCATCTTTCATCTACTAAACATTCTaacacatactctaaaatacatatttatcaCTATCTAGTTGCAATAAATTTcattttgcatcacacctccatatatgtttgatatatatttaattgaaccatttatttgtgaattggtattcttatctcttccatcATACATGAATATACGGTGACCCATATCATGGTATTTTCATATAAACAATAATttaataatatattaataatgatagaaataaTAATTTACAATTTTATAGtggtgcactttaatattttgttataattataatttagattcagatttagtggttactttaacttttaataataaTATAATTGAATAATTAATATGCAAATTTAGGTGGTTATttgtattatttttataatggtatAGTGGGTAGTTTACACGAAGCTTAGAGGGTTACATTAGATTTTTTTATAATGgtagaggtgggtaatttagatataTGTTTAGAAGGTTATTTTAGTTTATTTTCCTAATAGCAGAGGTGGAtaatttattagaaaagatAACCGATCCAATGgctattatgattagagttgtcgGATTGATGGCTGAATATTTCTGATTTTTGCGAGACTTTTTTGGATTCCTCTATTTTTTTAAATGTCCACCTAGGATTTTAGGTGGCTTCGTCTGGAGGTTTTTGTCACCTGGAGGCTTCAAAAGAAGTCTCCAATTAGTAATAAGATATGAAAAAACAAGTATTTTGGATTAATTTTGGTTAATGAAGAAACTGGTACAAATAATTGTGGGTTATTTTTCATAAAACTGGTATAGTGGTAGTTTGTGTTAACTATTTCTGGATATTTTAATTTTCTCTGAGATGAACATGATAATTTTCTCCTTGTTACCCTTCTTTGATATTTTATTAGAGTGGTGGCTCTTAAAATGGGCACCGATCTAGACTAGTCTTTTGAGATTAAAAAATGCGGGAGGATACAAGCAGGGTGAAGCTAGCTCTAAATTTACCATGGTGCACACCAAAAATTTAAAGGAATATATGCTGAATATGAGCCTAGCTAGTGGTAAAAATTTTCTTACCCCGGTGCCACTGCACCAGGCAAACTAAATGTACTGTCACCCCTGGATACAAGGCTTGTTCCATCATCACGAGTAGCTTCACAAAAAGGCATCGGATTCGTCTCGCATAATGCATCCTACACTTGACCATCTACAGGAGTTTTCAATCCTTTGGATCAAGTTTAAGGGCCTCGCTCTACAATCAGGCATTgaactcaacttttattttcCAACAAAGGGCGACGGATTACCATGTCCATTCTTAGATAGGGCAAGCGCAAATTACAGTGTGCTTTAAATGGAGAGTTTTCTTGACTAGCAACCTATAGGCTATAGCCAGCAATTGATCAGTTGGTCGGATCCAAACAAGATGCAATTTGGTAAGTCGACTGGCCAGACACAATCTCACCGTCCCAGAATTCTTCGGCGGTTTTGTAGGGGCCGGATTCATGGATGAAGAAATTGTAGGTGCCCCTTGATTCTGGCAGGGCGCTGATCCTGCGTCTGTCGTCGTCGGTGAGCTCCCAGCCAAAGATGTCGAGGTTCTGTCGCATCCTCTGCTCGTTGAAGCTTTTAGCGATCACGCAATCTCCCTGCTCATACACCCACCTAATGCACACCTGGAGCTCCATGGAAAGAATGTGTAAATAGCTGGGTCAGCAAATAGAATTTCAGTATTCCCAGTCGTCTCATCCACCTAAGATTACTTAGTTTTGTTACCCAAATAGTTTCTATGTGACACTCCAAAAATATGGCCAACTCTGTCATACAGTGAGCACTAAGCAGGTTTACCTGGGCGACTGTTTTGCCCCGTTCACGGGCGATCTGCTCAAGGACAGGGCAGTCCATGACAGAGTTGTTGGCCCATGGTGTTCCCTTGCCACCCAATGGAGAGTAGGCGCAGAGCTGGATCCCCTTCTCCCGGCAGAACGCTCTTATCTTGTTCTGCCGGCAGTATGGGTGCACCTCCACCTGCCCTCCAATAAGATCGTGTGCAAAATGGAATCCAAATCAGGTAATGGGCATAAGAAAGACTGAAGCACAAAAAACTATATTGACCCTAAGCACCAATCTGAAGCCAAATGTACACGTAAATAAATAGAAGATTCTTAGAAATTCATTGTTcactagagagagagagagcagaacGTTCTGGTCATATGGAATGAGAGGATGGGCATCAATTAATCATCACCTGGTTTGCAGCCGGTGGAATCTTTGCAAAGGATAGCAGGTACTCAAGCTTCTTGCAGCTGAAGTTGCTGACGCCAATGGCCCTCGCCAGCCCTCGCCTGTGGCACTCCTCCATCTCCCCCCACACTCCCTTCATGTCCATCTCCACCAGGTCATCCTTCACCACCGCGATGGctccttccaccgctggtggccGCATGCTTACCGGGAAGTGAATCAAGAACATATCCACGTACTCCATCCGCAGATTGCTGACGAACCATATGCAAAGATCATACCAttgttttctcttctttttaCGGAACTAAATGAGACGGTTCCATCCATGCTTGGATGGTTTTGAGCATCGGTATGGTGGTGGCTACTTACCGGAGCGACTTCTGGAGCGCCGGCAGAACGCGCCCTGGATGCGCGTCAGCGATCCAGAGCTTCGTCGTGATGTAGAGATCATCACGGGAGGCGACCGTGCCGGCGAGGACGGCCTCGGCGACGGCGTCCCCTAGCGCGGCCTCCGTGTTGTACGACGAGGCCGTGTCGAAGTGGCGGTACCCGGCGTCCAGAGCGTGGAGGACGGCCTGCGTCACGCCGGCGCGGCCCTCAGCCTGGCCAAGCGTCGCCGACGCCGTGCCGAAGCCCACGCGCTTCATCGGCTTGCCCAAGCTCAGGGCCGCCACCGGCACGGCCTTCATTTGATCCGCACCACATGGAGATGGAGCCATGGCGTGCAAACGAGTGAGAGGAGCCGCGGATGGTTCACCATATGTCAACTTTATTTCAGGCAACACACAACAGCCAGTTAGCTACAATATTGATAAAGAAAAATACATTATAGTTAACATGAGCCCACACATTATTGTAAGATACCGAGTTCACATATCCAAGTTGCTACATAATTTTTTTATTCATGCTTAAATTCAGTTTTCTTTAATTTCTAAATTTATGTTACAAAATAGGTAGATATCTAATTATTCTGTTTGAAAAAAATTAATTTTGGCCCACTTCAACATTTTTTGGGCTTATCCCGCTTCCTCTCCGCGGCGGTTACAGACCCATATAAAAATCAGGCGGCGGGTCTGTAACCATATAAAAATCAGGCAAAAAGCTTAAGAAATGAGAGTTGATCCCACAACTTCAGGCAAAAGACAAAGAGGGTTGGCCACTGCGCTATTATCAAAGATGTGTTAGGTTTGGGCGTAACTTAAATTTGTATTATActgggaaaaagaaaaacaaaaaaaaggtaGCAAAGTGGCCGGCCAAAAGAAAGTCAAAAAACCAGAGAAAAAGAGTAAGAAGCAAGGATCGAAACTGCAACATCAGGTTGACAATGCGTAGCACTTACCATTGAGGTACTTCATCTTTTGCTTTTTCTTCAACTTATTTATATAGAACTTATTTCCCTCGTTTATTCAACCAATGTGGCAACCAGCCAGCGCCACCTCACCAATAAGCGTGGCCCATCTCTCAGTGGTTGGAATTAACGGCAAAATATATCGTGTGGTGGGAATCCAACGCTAGGCCTCATAGAGGCAAATCGGGTGCCTCACAGCTAGGCTACATGCTCTATTGTGTTCTATAACTGTTTTGTGTAACTTAAAGTTAGACAAAATAAGGAAAAACAACACCACGAATTCGAACAGGCAACCTCTGCTTTAGGGAGCATCCGTGCTACCACTGCAATGGTAGCCCTCTTTAGGCTACTGCTGGCCCTTTATTGGTAAGTTGGGTAGGATATAGTAATAAGGACCAATCACTAGATCACGTGCGCGATAGTTGGATCTCCAaatacgttctaaccttgtcaattgtttttcagaacttacgcttagttccatgcatgttttattgattaggaacaatggagaggaccagcaaggacttggagaaggccaaggagtcaagaaggagctaggacgtccacaccaaagAGGAGTCCAGATCCAACTCGATTtcaactccacctcggattccagaacctgacttcaccaaaattgatgcACTggcctgttatcgccatattctagacgggccagaagtgggccgtggagcaagatgggcttgagagACGGTTATGATAAGCTTGCAGATCGGGTCCCGTACGGGCGTTTGGGGCAGCAAGGCCATGGAAACTTAGGTTTAGGAAGTtaggatttgtgtcgtgtttgattagggttagttaaggagagcaagtctacagactataaatatgtaccatgaataaacaagagacGAGATTCAATTcttcaacaactcacggcgcatcgcctcccctgttccagggtctttttcatcgggtaagtgccatgtagccccctgatcacgcttcgcgtgatcgggggcgcattgctcttgcttgtttacttcatgtgttgctcgttctgaagccttgtagatggcgagtagcactagttatcatagcgtgCGTAGAGCAATGTTATTTTCGTATTATGATCTTGCCCTGTCCATTGTTCTCGCGTGCTCCGCGATTATTATGCCTAACCATGGATGTGATGATCGCGCCTTGCTTTGTCTATGtaggtagatccaatctgttatggctagtttctagtaattagggatttagctcaatatgtgcatgattaggccctgcaaacgagttgaaagttccggcagtatgttagtatcggatcttagcctgCGTAGAGggttccttaggaatcggctctttagctgtttttagggtctctgttcgggttgttcgttctgatgctttgcgtattcgttaggctcagtCACGTGTAGGACGTTCCGATCGTGCGGTAagggcttagctgtcgtggtttggattagatttatatctttaaagcaagttttatttcaTCATTATATGCATGTATTATCTGAtctgaagatccgatccggtattgctgcaatcggctctctacagccgatgccggggaggagtgatgagccgatcacggctcggactaatctttacgaGTGTCTGTGCTTGCAGGAATTTCacaaatcacaccttcctgatcaggtacaggatcaggtggcacgcctagcaattccaagccagggtgtgcgccagatcgctgggccgttgaccgagggaccggggcccaccagccgtcccggaagcctcccggctcctcgtgttgcctgtcgctgctcgctggtgggtttcgatcgacaacacattctggcacgcctggtgggacattcttcatcgacttcgtcatcggcgttgGGACCTTCTttatcgacttcgtcatcggcgtttgcatcttttgcatcgacttcgtcatcaccgTCGACTCTGTCAGTAGTGGTCGGCAAGATGTCAAGGGACGATCCAATcacttacgaggagctctctgctgagcacaagcagaggtacgatgaaatcaaggcccaattcgaagccgatctaatcggctcttttgagaggaCTCGCAGCCATGGTATTAGATGGAAaggattttcacctgaaggagCTCTTGATGGAGTTGATTTATCTGTTTCATCTGAAGACCGTACTAGAGCGCTGCGtcaggaagtgaattatgcagtggctcattctttgcaccgacattctgaaagtttggtcaatgcttttgagcgtgtggctctgcgagtggtccaggaaattatgaaacatcaacattctccaaccgggcccaccttggggagtcataaaggAGAACTTCCGTTCCAAACTAGACCTCCATTACCTTACGCACTTGCATCTGCAGAATCTCATggcgctccagcttatgtagtttacAAAGAAGGCGGTGATCCCATCGAccaccagtttttcagcgagccacccaaggagattccacatggttatgtatgtgcgtatataccggacagtagTAATCCGGTACATCCCGTACAGAAGAcgattggaggggtttctggagttgatgcagacaaacaagcgtggctagcaacttatgctaccgggccgagtcacgacagtatgcactcggcccctgggtcacaGACGGCAGAACAAATCAGCGCTATCCTGCGAGATCAGTTCGGCATAATACCAAGGAGGaaagcgatcggctatactaagccgtatccaggagattatgatttgattccattgccacccaaatatcggctccccgagttcaccaaattcagtggggcagaaggatccagctccatcgagcatgtgagccgatatttagctcagctgggtatgatttctgtatcagatccgttgcgagtaaggtttttctcgcagtcgctcacaggaccggcctttggatggtatacgtcattgggtcctgactccatccgcacctggaagcaactggaagaacaatttcatgttcaatatcattcagaagccgcggaagcaggaattgccgacctggcgcagctccgacagaagcgtggagagactgTAGCGGAGTTCATTCGACGCTTcagagagatgaagaacaggtgctattcaacgcggatctcggaaaaagaagctgtcgaattagcatcggtgggattattaaagccgatcagggacctggcttttcaactggaatttacttctttggcgcatctggtccagaaac from Panicum hallii strain FIL2 chromosome 9, PHallii_v3.1, whole genome shotgun sequence includes:
- the LOC112876994 gene encoding deoxymugineic acid synthase 1-B-like, yielding MAPSPCGADQMKAVPVAALSLGKPMKRVGFGTASATLGQAEGRAGVTQAVLHALDAGYRHFDTASSYNTEAALGDAVAEAVLAGTVASRDDLYITTKLWIADAHPGRVLPALQKSLRNLRMEYVDMFLIHFPVSMRPPAVEGAIAVVKDDLVEMDMKGVWGEMEECHRRGLARAIGVSNFSCKKLEYLLSFAKIPPAANQVEVHPYCRQNKIRAFCREKGIQLCAYSPLGGKGTPWANNSVMDCPVLEQIARERGKTVAQVCIRWVYEQGDCVIAKSFNEQRMRQNLDIFGWELTDDDRRRISALPESRGTYNFFIHESGPYKTAEEFWDGEIVSGQSTYQIASCLDPTN